The Callospermophilus lateralis isolate mCalLat2 chromosome 3, mCalLat2.hap1, whole genome shotgun sequence genome has a segment encoding these proteins:
- the Lrp10 gene encoding low-density lipoprotein receptor-related protein 10 produces MLPAVLFPLLLGGALAHPDLNIFPSPACENPPALLLEVQGTLQRPLGWDRRSSPANCTWLILGSKEQTVTVRFQKLHLACGSERVILSSPLQPLISLCEAPSSPLQLPGGNVTITYSYAGARAPMGQGFLLSYSQDWLMCLQEEFQCLNHRCVPAAQRCDGVDACGDGSDEAGCSSDPFPSLTPGPTPTLPCNLTLEDFYGVFSSPGYSHLASVSHPQSCLWLLDPHDGRRLAVRFTALDLGYGDAVHVYDGAGPPETPRLLRSLTHFSNGKAVTVETLSGQAVVAYHTVAWSNGRGFNATYHVRGYCLPWDRPCGLGLGLGAGENLGERCYSEAQRCDGSWDCADGTDEEDCPGCPPGHFPCGAAGTPGATACYLPADRCNYQTFCADGADERRCRHCQPGNFRCRDEKCVYETWVCDGQPDCADGSDEWDCSYALPRKVITAAVIGSLVCGLLLVIALGCTCRLYAIRTQEYSIFAPLSRMEAEIVQQQAPPSYGQLIAQGAIPPVEDFPTENPNDNSVLGNLRSLLQILRQDMTPGSASGGRRRQRGRSVRRLVRRLRRWGLLPRTNPSSRASETRPQVTPPVASLEALDGSTGAAREGGAVGGQDGEQAPPLPVKSPLPSASTSPTLPSVPETQGPLPSVPLEPSVLSGVVHALRGRLLPSLRPQGPTWIPPGPHTAVLAPEDEDDVLLMPLAEPAVWVVETEDEPLLA; encoded by the exons ATGCTGCCGGCTGTCCTCTTCCCCCTTCTCCTTG GAGGCGCTCTGGCGCATCCAGACCTGAACATTTTCCCAAGTCCTG CTTGTGAGAACCCTCCTGCACTGCTCTTGGAAGTGCAAGGCACCTTACAGAGGCCCCTGGGCTGGGACAGGCGCAGCTCCCCTGCCAACTGCACCTGGCTCATCCTGGGTAGCAAGGAGCAGACGGTAACAGTCAG GTTCCAGAAGCTGCACCTGGCCTGTGGCTCAGAACGTGTAATCCTGAGCTCCCCTCTCCAGCCACTGATCTCCCTATGTGAGGCACCTTCTAGCCCTCTTCAGCTGCCAGGGGGCAATGTCACCATCACTTACAGCTATGCTGGGGCCAGAGCACCCATGGGCCAGGGGTTCCTGCTCTCTTACAGCCAAG ATTGGCTGATGTGCCTGCAGGAAGAATTCCAGTGCCTGAACCACCGCTGTGTACCTGCTGCCCAGCGCTGTGATGGAGTTGATGCCTGTGGTGATGGCTCTGATGAGGCAGGCTGCAGTTCAGACCCATTTCCTAGCCTGACCCcaggccccacccccaccctgccctGCAATCTCACCTTAGAGGACTTCTATGGGGTCTTCTCCTCCCCTGGCTATTCACACCTGGCCTCAGTCTCTCATCCCCAGTCTTGCCTGTGGCTGCTGGACCCCCATGATGGCCGGCGACTAGCAGTGCGCTTCACAGCCCTGGACTTGGGTTATGGAGATGCAGTGCACGTGTATGATGGCGCTGGACCCCCAGAGACCCCTCGGCTGCTACGCAGTCTCACTCACTTTAGCAATGGCAAAGCTGTCACTGTGGAAACACTGTCTGGTCAGGCTGTTGTTGCTTATCACACAGTTGCTTGGAGCAATGGTCGGGGCTTCAATGCTACCTACCATGTGCGGGGCTACTGCTTGCCTTGGGACCGACCATGTGGGTTAGGCTTAGGCCTGGGGGCTGGTGAAAACCTAGGTGAGCGCTGCTATAGTGAGGCCCAGCGCTGCGATGGCTCATGGGACTGTGCCGATGGTACAGATGAGGAAGACTGTCCTGGTTGCCCACCTGGACATTTCCCCTGCGGGGCTGCTGGCACCCCTGGTGCCACAGCCTGCTACCTGCCTGCTGATCGCTGCAACTACCAGACATTCTGTGCTGATGGGGCAGATGAGAGACGCTGCCGGCACTGCCAGCCTGGCAACTTCCGATGCCGAGACGAGAAGTGTGTGTATGAGACATGGGTATGCGACGGGCAGCCAGACTGTGCTGATGGCAGCGATGAGTGGGACTGCTCCTATGCCCTGCCCCGCAAGGTCATCACAGCTGCAGTCATTGGCAGTCTAGTGTGCGGCCTGCTGCTGGTCATCGCCCTGGGATGCACCTGCAGGCTGTATGCCATTCGCACACAGGAGTACAG CATCTTTGCCCCCCTCTCCCGGATGGAGGCTGAGATTGTGCAACAACAGGCACCTCCCTCCTACGGGCAGCTCATTGCTCAGGGTGCCATCCCGCCTGTAGAAGACTTCCCTACAGAGAACCCTAATGAT AACTCAGTGCTGGGCAATCTGCGTTCTCTGCTACAGATTTTGCGCCAGGATATGACTCCAGGAAGTGCCTCAGGTGGTCGCCGCCGCCAGCGGGGCCGCTCAGTGCGTCGTCTGGTTCGCAGGCTCCGCCGCTGGGGACTGCTTCCCCGAACCAACCCCTCATCTCGGGCCTCTGAGACCAGACCCCAGGTCACACCTCCTGTTGCTTCTCTTGAGGCCCTGGATGGCAGCACAGGTGCAGCCCGTGAGGGTGGAGCAGTGGGTGGGCAGGATGGGGAGCAAGCCCCACCACTGCCTGTCAAGTCCCCCCTCCCATCTGCCAGCACATCTCCAACCCTACCTTCTGTCCCTGAGACCCAGGGGCCACTGCCCTCAGTCCCTCTGGAGCCATCAGTATTGTCTGGAGTGGTGCATGCCCTTCGAGGCCGCCTCTTGCCCAGCCTGAGGCCCCAAGGACCAACCTGGATTCCACCTGGACCCCACACAGCGGTCCTGGCCCCAGAGGATGAGGATGATGTGTTGTTGATGCCACTAGCTGAGCCAGCGGTCTGGGTGGTAGAGACAGAGGATGAACCACTGCTTGCCTGA
- the Rem2 gene encoding GTP-binding protein REM 2 isoform X2 codes for MYMDPDTDMDMDTENTALCPSDSCQASPSGTPTPEDTYERRIMVDKEEVTLVVYDIWEQGDAGGWLRDHCLQTGDAFLIVFSVTDRRSFSKVPETLLRLRAGRPHHDLPVILVGNKSDLARSREVSLEEGRHLAGTLSCKHIETSAALHHNTRELFEGAVRQIRLRRGRGRTGGQRHESGSPEGPAPSARRESLTKKAKRFLANLVPRNAKFFKQRSRSCHDLSVL; via the exons ATGTACATGGACCCCGATACCGACATGGACATGGATACAGAAAACACAGCACTTTGTCCCTCCGACAGCTGCCAGGCCTCCCCATCAGGGACACCTACACCAG AGGACACCTATGAGAGACGAATCATGGTGGATAAGGAGGAAGTAACTTTAGTTGTTTATGACATCtgggaacag GGAGATGCTGGGGGGTGGCTGCGGGACCACTGCCTTCAGACAGGGGACGCCTTTCTCATCGTCTTCTCAGTCACGGATAGACGAAGCTTCTCCAAAGTTCCAGAGACCTTACTTCGGCTCCGAGCTGGGAGGCCCCATCACGACCTACCTGTCATCCTGGTTGGAAACAAGAGTGACCTGGCCCGCTCCCGGGAGGTATCACTGGAGG AGGGGCGCCACCTGGCCGGAACGCTGAGCTGCAAGCACATCGAGACTTCGGCAGCACTTCACCATAACACGCGGGAGCTCTTCGAGGGCGCCGTACGCCAGATCCGGCTGCGGAGGGGCCGCGGTCGCACTGGAGGCCAGCGACACGAGTCGGGCAGCCCTGAAGGCCCCGCGCCGTCTGCGCGCCGCGAGAGCCTCACCAAGAAGGCCAAGCGCTTCCTGGCCAACCTAGTGCCGCGCAACGCTAAGTTCTTCAAGCAGCGGTCCAGGTCATGTCACGACCTTTCTGTGCTCTGA
- the Rem2 gene encoding GTP-binding protein REM 2 isoform X1 has protein sequence MYMDPDTDMDMDTENTALCPSDSCQASPSGTPTPETDATLLKKPEKLLAGLDQSGLPPVPGVPRRRGSMPVPYKHQLCRAQAVDELDWPPQASSSGSSDSLGSGEAAPAQKDGIFKVMLVGESGVGKSTLAGTFGGLQGDSAHEPENAEDTYERRIMVDKEEVTLVVYDIWEQGDAGGWLRDHCLQTGDAFLIVFSVTDRRSFSKVPETLLRLRAGRPHHDLPVILVGNKSDLARSREVSLEEGRHLAGTLSCKHIETSAALHHNTRELFEGAVRQIRLRRGRGRTGGQRHESGSPEGPAPSARRESLTKKAKRFLANLVPRNAKFFKQRSRSCHDLSVL, from the exons ATGTACATGGACCCCGATACCGACATGGACATGGATACAGAAAACACAGCACTTTGTCCCTCCGACAGCTGCCAGGCCTCCCCATCAGGGACACCTACACCAG AAACAGATGCCACACTTCTGAAGAAGCCAGAGAAACTGTTGGCAGGATTGGACCAGAGTGGGCTACCCCCTGTCCCTGGGGTCCCCAGACGAAGAGGCAGTATGCCTGTGCCCTACAAGCACCAGCTATGTAGGGCACAGGCTGTAGATGAACTTGACTGGCCGCCTCAGGCCTCATCTTCTGGTTCCTCTGACTCCTTGGGCTCAGGAGAGGCAGCCCCTGCCCAAAAGGATGGCATCTTCAAGGTCATGCTAGTAGGGGAGAGTGGCGTAGGCAAAAGCACCCTTGCAGGCACTTTCGGTGGTCTCCAGGGAGACAGTGCTCATGAGCCGGAGAATGCAG AGGACACCTATGAGAGACGAATCATGGTGGATAAGGAGGAAGTAACTTTAGTTGTTTATGACATCtgggaacag GGAGATGCTGGGGGGTGGCTGCGGGACCACTGCCTTCAGACAGGGGACGCCTTTCTCATCGTCTTCTCAGTCACGGATAGACGAAGCTTCTCCAAAGTTCCAGAGACCTTACTTCGGCTCCGAGCTGGGAGGCCCCATCACGACCTACCTGTCATCCTGGTTGGAAACAAGAGTGACCTGGCCCGCTCCCGGGAGGTATCACTGGAGG AGGGGCGCCACCTGGCCGGAACGCTGAGCTGCAAGCACATCGAGACTTCGGCAGCACTTCACCATAACACGCGGGAGCTCTTCGAGGGCGCCGTACGCCAGATCCGGCTGCGGAGGGGCCGCGGTCGCACTGGAGGCCAGCGACACGAGTCGGGCAGCCCTGAAGGCCCCGCGCCGTCTGCGCGCCGCGAGAGCCTCACCAAGAAGGCCAAGCGCTTCCTGGCCAACCTAGTGCCGCGCAACGCTAAGTTCTTCAAGCAGCGGTCCAGGTCATGTCACGACCTTTCTGTGCTCTGA
- the Rbm23 gene encoding putative RNA-binding protein 23 isoform X3 yields MTDSNQGSVKKRSRSHSRSRDRKRSRSRERDRHRRRNSRSRSRDWQRHHRSRSWDRRHNIESRSRDRRREDRVRYRSPPLPTGRRYGHSKSPHFKEKSPVRQPIDNLSPEERDARTVFCMQLAARIRPRDLEDFFSAVGKVRDVRIISDRNSRRSKGIAYVEFCEMQSVPLAIGLTGQRLLGVPIIVQASQAEKNRLAAMANNLQKGTGGPMRLYVGSLHFNITEDMLRGIFEPFGKIDNIILMKDSDTGRSKGYGFITFSDSECGRRALEQLNGFELAGRPMRVGQVTERLDGGTDITFPDGDQELDLGSAGGRLQLVAKLAEGSGIQLPTTAAAAAQAAALQLNGAVPLGALNPAALTALSPALNLASQAIASQCFQLSSLFTPQTM; encoded by the exons ATGACTGACAGCAATCAGGGCTCTGT GAAGAAGAGGAGTCGGAGTCATAGTAGAAGCAGGGATAGAAAGCGCAG TCGTAGCCGAGAACGGGATCGGCATAGACGGAGAAACAGTCGAAGCCGAAGTCGAGATTGGCAGCGTCATCACCGCAGCCGCAGCTGGGATCGGCGACATAATATTGAGTCTCGAAGTCGAGATCGGCGACGTGAAGATCGTGTGCGCTATAGGAGTCCTCCACTTCCCACTGG ACGTAGGTATGGACACAGTAAGagccctcatttcaaagagaagaGCCCGGTCAG GCAGCCAATTGATAATCTGAGCCCTGAGGAGCGTGATGCCCGCACAGTTTTCTGTATGCAATTAGCTGCCCGTATCCGGCCTCGAGACCTGGAGGACTTTTTTTCTGCTGTTGGCAAG GTTCGTGATGTGCGTATCATCTCAGATCGGAACTCACGTCGTTCTAAAGGCATTGCGTATGTGGAATTCTGTGAAATGCAGTCTGTGCCACTGGCCATTGGGCTGACTGGGCAACGACTTCTGGGAGTACCTATCATTGTACAGGCCTCACAG GCTGAGAAAAACCGATTGGCAGCCATGGCTAACAATCTGCAGAAGGGTACTGGTGGACCAATGCGCCTCTATGTGGGCTCCCTGCACTTCAATATCACTGAGGACATGCTCCGGGGCATCTTTGAGCCTTTTGGCAAG ATTGACAATATTATCCTGATGAAAGACTCAGATACAGGCCGTTCTAAAGGTTATGGTTTTATTACG TTCTCTGACTCTGAGTGTGGCCGGCGGGCCCTGGAACAATTGAATGGTTTTGAACTTGCTGGTCGACCTATGAGGGTTGGCCAAGTGACTGAGCGGCTGGATGGTGGCACAGACATCACTTTTCCTGATGGGGACCAGGAGCTGGATCTGGGATCAGCAGGTGGACGTTTGCAGCTTGTGGCCAAACTGGCAGAAG GCTCTGGAATCCAGCTGCCAAccacagctgctgctgctgcccaaGCTGCTGCCTTACAACTGAATGGAGCAGTTCCTTTGGGGGCCCTGAACCCAGCAGCTCTGACTG CTCTGAGTCCGGCTTTGAACCTTGCCTCCCAGGCAATTGCATCCCAGTGCTTCCAGCTTTCCAGCCTCTTTACCCCCCAAACCAT GTAA
- the Rbm23 gene encoding putative RNA-binding protein 23 isoform X1, which produces MASDDFDIVIEAMLEAPYKKEEDEQQRKEVKKDSPSNTISNTGNSGSGTSVSTTTGETSKKKRSRSHSRSRDRKRSRSRERDRHRRRNSRSRSRDWQRHHRSRSWDRRHNIESRSRDRRREDRVRYRSPPLPTGRRYGHSKSPHFKEKSPVRQPIDNLSPEERDARTVFCMQLAARIRPRDLEDFFSAVGKVRDVRIISDRNSRRSKGIAYVEFCEMQSVPLAIGLTGQRLLGVPIIVQASQAEKNRLAAMANNLQKGTGGPMRLYVGSLHFNITEDMLRGIFEPFGKIDNIILMKDSDTGRSKGYGFITFSDSECGRRALEQLNGFELAGRPMRVGQVTERLDGGTDITFPDGDQELDLGSAGGRLQLVAKLAEGSGIQLPTTAAAAAQAAALQLNGAVPLGALNPAALTALSPALNLASQAIASQCFQLSSLFTPQTM; this is translated from the exons ATGGCATCTGATGACTTTGATATAGTGATTGAGGCCATGCTGGAAGCTCCCTATAAAAAAGAGGAG GATGAGCAGCAAAGGAAAGAGGTTAAAAAGGACAGTCCTAGCAATACCATCAGCAACACCGGCAACAGTGGCAGTGGTACCAGTGTGAGCACCACCACTGGGGAGACAAGCAA GAAGAAGAGGAGTCGGAGTCATAGTAGAAGCAGGGATAGAAAGCGCAG TCGTAGCCGAGAACGGGATCGGCATAGACGGAGAAACAGTCGAAGCCGAAGTCGAGATTGGCAGCGTCATCACCGCAGCCGCAGCTGGGATCGGCGACATAATATTGAGTCTCGAAGTCGAGATCGGCGACGTGAAGATCGTGTGCGCTATAGGAGTCCTCCACTTCCCACTGG ACGTAGGTATGGACACAGTAAGagccctcatttcaaagagaagaGCCCGGTCAG GCAGCCAATTGATAATCTGAGCCCTGAGGAGCGTGATGCCCGCACAGTTTTCTGTATGCAATTAGCTGCCCGTATCCGGCCTCGAGACCTGGAGGACTTTTTTTCTGCTGTTGGCAAG GTTCGTGATGTGCGTATCATCTCAGATCGGAACTCACGTCGTTCTAAAGGCATTGCGTATGTGGAATTCTGTGAAATGCAGTCTGTGCCACTGGCCATTGGGCTGACTGGGCAACGACTTCTGGGAGTACCTATCATTGTACAGGCCTCACAG GCTGAGAAAAACCGATTGGCAGCCATGGCTAACAATCTGCAGAAGGGTACTGGTGGACCAATGCGCCTCTATGTGGGCTCCCTGCACTTCAATATCACTGAGGACATGCTCCGGGGCATCTTTGAGCCTTTTGGCAAG ATTGACAATATTATCCTGATGAAAGACTCAGATACAGGCCGTTCTAAAGGTTATGGTTTTATTACG TTCTCTGACTCTGAGTGTGGCCGGCGGGCCCTGGAACAATTGAATGGTTTTGAACTTGCTGGTCGACCTATGAGGGTTGGCCAAGTGACTGAGCGGCTGGATGGTGGCACAGACATCACTTTTCCTGATGGGGACCAGGAGCTGGATCTGGGATCAGCAGGTGGACGTTTGCAGCTTGTGGCCAAACTGGCAGAAG GCTCTGGAATCCAGCTGCCAAccacagctgctgctgctgcccaaGCTGCTGCCTTACAACTGAATGGAGCAGTTCCTTTGGGGGCCCTGAACCCAGCAGCTCTGACTG CTCTGAGTCCGGCTTTGAACCTTGCCTCCCAGGCAATTGCATCCCAGTGCTTCCAGCTTTCCAGCCTCTTTACCCCCCAAACCAT GTAA
- the Rbm23 gene encoding putative RNA-binding protein 23 isoform X2 has protein sequence MASDDFDIVIEAMLEAPYKKEEDEQQRKEVKKDSPSNTISNTGNSGSGTSVSTTTGETSKKKRSRSHSRSRDRKRSRSRERDRHRRRNSRSRSRDWQRHHRSRSWDRRHNIESRSRDRRREDRVRYRSPPLPTGRRYGHSKSPHFKEKSPVRQPIDNLSPEERDARTVFCMQLAARIRPRDLEDFFSAVGKVRDVRIISDRNSRRSKGIAYVEFCEMQSVPLAIGLTGQRLLGVPIIVQASQAEKNRLAAMANNLQKGTGGPMRLYVGSLHFNITEDMLRGIFEPFGKIDNIILMKDSDTGRSKGYGFITFSDSECGRRALEQLNGFELAGRPMRVGQVTERLDGGTDITFPDGDQELDLGSAGGRLQLVAKLAEGSGIQLPTTAAAAAQAAALQLNGAVPLGALNPAALTALSPALNLASQAIASQCFQLSSLFTPQTM, from the exons ATGGCATCTGATGACTTTGATATAGTGATTGAGGCCATGCTGGAAGCTCCCTATAAAAAAGAGGAG GATGAGCAGCAAAGGAAAGAGGTTAAAAAGGACAGTCCTAGCAATACCATCAGCAACACCGGCAACAGTGGCAGTGGTACCAGTGTGAGCACCACCACTGGGGAGACAAGCAA GAAGAAGAGGAGTCGGAGTCATAGTAGAAGCAGGGATAGAAAGCGCAG TCGTAGCCGAGAACGGGATCGGCATAGACGGAGAAACAGTCGAAGCCGAAGTCGAGATTGGCAGCGTCATCACCGCAGCCGCAGCTGGGATCGGCGACATAATATTGAGTCTCGAAGTCGAGATCGGCGACGTGAAGATCGTGTGCGCTATAGGAGTCCTCCACTTCCCACTGG ACGTAGGTATGGACACAGTAAGagccctcatttcaaagagaagaGCCCGGTCAG GCAGCCAATTGATAATCTGAGCCCTGAGGAGCGTGATGCCCGCACAGTTTTCTGTATGCAATTAGCTGCCCGTATCCGGCCTCGAGACCTGGAGGACTTTTTTTCTGCTGTTGGCAAG GTTCGTGATGTGCGTATCATCTCAGATCGGAACTCACGTCGTTCTAAAGGCATTGCGTATGTGGAATTCTGTGAAATGCAGTCTGTGCCACTGGCCATTGGGCTGACTGGGCAACGACTTCTGGGAGTACCTATCATTGTACAGGCCTCACAG GCTGAGAAAAACCGATTGGCAGCCATGGCTAACAATCTGCAGAAGGGTACTGGTGGACCAATGCGCCTCTATGTGGGCTCCCTGCACTTCAATATCACTGAGGACATGCTCCGGGGCATCTTTGAGCCTTTTGGCAAG ATTGACAATATTATCCTGATGAAAGACTCAGATACAGGCCGTTCTAAAGGTTATGGTTTTATTACG TTCTCTGACTCTGAGTGTGGCCGGCGGGCCCTGGAACAATTGAATGGTTTTGAACTTGCTGGTCGACCTATGAGGGTTGGCCAAGTGACTGAGCGGCTGGATGGTGGCACAGACATCACTTTTCCTGATGGGGACCAGGAGCTGGATCTGGGATCAGCAGGTGGACGTTTGCAGCTTGTGGCCAAACTGGCAGAAG GCTCTGGAATCCAGCTGCCAAccacagctgctgctgctgcccaaGCTGCTGCCTTACAACTGAATGGAGCAGTTCCTTTGGGGGCCCTGAACCCAGCAGCTCTGACTG CTCTGAGTCCGGCTTTGAACCTTGCCTCCCAGGCAATTGCATCCCAGTGCTTCCAGCTTTCCAGCCTCTTTACCCCCCAAACCATGTGA